The region GTGCAAACCTCCGCAGAGTCGTTCCAGGCGGCTGCCAGTCCCCGGGTGTAGCCGATCCGATCGAACTGGATCTTCGCGGAGTTGAACTCTTCCAGTGCCGCGTCCAGGGCTCCCTTGTCCCATGCGATGAAGCCGAGACACATGTGGCACATTCCCCGTCCGAGCGGGTGGTCGCGTGCTTCGGCTGCACGCAGTGCCGCTTGGCTGGCGGCGAGCGCGCCCCCGTCCGAGCGTTGGGCATAGAAGTGTGCGCGCAGCGCGTGGGCCAGGTGCCAGGCGAAGGGGGAGGGCCCGTGCTCCGAGACGTGGATGACTGCTGTGATGAGATTCGAGTGTTCGGCGGCGAGCCAGGCCTGGGAGTCGTGCGGGCCGGAGAATGCCTGAGGCTCACCGGTCAGGGGGAACTCGTCAGGGAACAGGACCCAGCCGCTCGGCATGCTGATCCTGTTGGCGGCGTCCACACTGAGCAGGTACCAGGACAGCAGCCGGTGCAGTGCGGACGCGCGCGTCTCCTTCGGCTCGGTGCCCGCAAGTTGCTTTGCATACAGTGCCAGCAGGTCGTGGCTGCGGTAGCGCCCCGGGATTGGCTCGGACAGTAAGTGCGCCGCCAGCAACTCGTCGAGCTCCGGCACCGGCGCCGACAGCTCGCGGCCGAGCAGGACGGCTGCCGCCTCGCGGCTCGCTTCCGGGCCCGGGATCACTCCGAGGAGGCGGAACAGGCGTTGTGCCTCCGCCGTGAGCGAGCGGTAGGAGAGATCGAAGGCCGCCGCGACCGCGCTCTCCGGGTCGCCGACCACCTGCAGCCGTGCCAGCAGATCCGTACCACCCAGTTCGGCGACCATGCCTGCCAAGCTCTGCGCCGGGCGGGCCGCCAGGTTGGCCGCGGCGATACGGAGAGCCAGTGGCAGATGGGCACAGAGCTCGGCCAGCTCTTCGGCGCCTCGCAGCTCCGCGTCCACGCGGTCCCGGCCCAGCTGGACCGCCAACAGGTCGACGGACTCCGCAGGGGCGAGGGTGTCCAGCGAGATCCGGGCCGCGCCCTCGCGGACAACCAGACCTGTCAGGGTGTCACGGCTGGTCACCAGGGCGTGGCAGTTGTGGCCGCTGGGCAGCAGCGGGCGAACGTGCGCCACGTCCAGAGCGTTGTCCAGAACCACCAGCACCCGCCGGTTGGCCAGCACCGACCGATACAGGCCCATCTGCAGGTTCAGGTCCAGGGGGATCCGCTCGCCCGGCACCCCCAGAGACTGCAGCAGCAACGACAATGCCTCGGAGGCGGTGAGCGCGGGATCGGTGGCGCGTCCGCGTAGGTCGAGATACAGCTGGCCGTCCGGATAGTGGGCAGCTACCTGGTGCGCCCAATGCACGGCGAGCGCCGTCTTGCCGATGCCGGCCGTGCCGGTGATCACGGTGGCGGGCGCGTCCCGACGTATCCCGGCGAGTAACACGAGGGCGTCGGCGCGACCGGTAAATCCACTGATATCTGAGGGAAGTTGACGGGGCGTCCAGTCCTGGGCCAGCGGAAGCAAGCCCCTTGTTGTCAGCGGTCTGGCTGCAGCGAAGCGGCTGTCACGGGCTCTGGCAGAACGCCACGCCCGCTCCCACTGCGCTGCCTGTATGGCGTTGGCGCCGCAGGCACGAACCAGGGACCGGACCAGTTCCAGTGAAGGAAGGCGCCGCCGCTGCGGGTTCAATGCGTCGGACAGTGTGCTGGTGGCCACGCCTGTCCGGCGGTACAGCACTTCGAGCGACGGGTCGCCGGCCCAGAACTTGATCGAGCGCAGGCCGCGGACGAAGTCCGCCACGTCCATGTCGTCCTGCGGCAAGGGGAAGTCATCTACTGGCTCTGGACTCGCCACCTGCGCCCCTCGGCTTCCCCGGTGTCGTGTGCGAACGTGCCCACCAGTGTAGAGGCTGCGGAAGCCCTCCTTCAGCCCCTCCGTGCCCGTCCGGGTTCGTCCGGGTTCCGCCGAGCGGCTGGCCGGTGGAAGCGTTGAACGTGTGTGATCGCGGTACGGCGATTCAGCAATGCGCACACGGCACACCGTTGAAGAACGCCCACGTTGGCGGCCATCGCCGTTCCTGACGCCGAAAGGCTCTGGACCACCCCAGGAGAAAGGCGAGGAACCCGATGCGAGTCCGCACACGAGAATCAGCCATGGTGGTCGCCGCCTTGATGGGGCTCGACTGGTGGATCCAACAGGAGCTCAACTCCTGGTGCCTGTTGTTCGTCATGCCGACCGTGCTCTTGGAGGACCAGCAGGACGCTTTCGCCGCACGTTGCTGCATCGAGGCCATGGTGCTCATGGTGGCCACGGGGCACAGCCTGTGAAGCTCGCGGACAGATATCCCAGTCTGCTGCGTCCCGCCGTATGGTACGGACCTCCCAGGAGCGCGTCCCCACGTTTGAACTCCGGAGGGGGCCGGCACGGTGAGCGCATTCGACCTCGTCACTGACGGTGCGCCAGGCGAACCACCCCAGTTCGAATCCACCGAACCCGGGGCGGTTCACGCTGCGGAGGCGGAGGCGGAGGCGGAGGCGGAGGCGGAAGCAGGAGCGGCAGCGAGGAGCGCGGCGGCGCCCAACCCCGAGGGACGACGCAGTACGTCGTAGGGGAGGAGCGGCCAGGGTCATTAGGCGTTGCTCCACCCGGTTGTGCTGGAATACGAGTCCAGCAGGTCCACCACGAAGACCAGGGTCGAGCCCGCCGGGATCAACGGCGAGTGCGACTGATTGCCGTAGCCGAGACGCGGGGGAACGATGATCTCGCGCCGACCGCCGACCTTCATCCCCCTCACCCCCCGGTCCCAGCCCTTGATGACCTTGCCACTGCCCAGGGCGAACTTGAACGGCTGGCCCCGGTCCCAGGAGGCATCGAACTCCTTCCCGGACTCGAAGGTCACCCCGACATAGTGGACCCTTACCACCATGCCCGGCTTCACCTCAGCCCCGTCCCCGACGACCAGGTCCCGGATGGTCAGCTCGGTAGGAGCGTCACCCTCCGGAACGTCGACCTCGGGCTTCGTCAGTTCACTCATTGCAGCATCATCACTCTCCGTCGGAAGCCGCCGCACGCACCAGCCGGACACATGGACACTCCATGCAGCAGATGGTCACGCTACCGAGAATGCCGGCCCCCGGAGCACACCAGATCCAGCAGCCACACGTGATGATCTTTCACACAGCCGATGAACGCGACCGCCACGCACAGGTCACGCAGTAATCGCCAGAACGAGACGAGGTGCAGACGGCTGTCGGCACATTGCGAGACAGGGCCCTCCACCTTGATCGTGGACACCTCGACACTGGATCTTGAGTCCAGGGAGAGGAGTCCCGGGTGGGGACCTACAAGTACTCGGCGGAGTTCCGGGCCGACGCGGTGGCGTTGGCTCGTTCGTCGGGCCGGCCTGTCTCGCGTATCGCCGCCGAGCTGGGTGTGAATCACGAGACGCTGCGGCAGTGGATCAAGACGGCAGAGAAGGCCGAGCGGCCCGAGGCAGTTGCGGAGTCGGCGAAGGACGCGGAGATCGCGGCCTTGCGCAAGCAGGTGCGCGAGCTGGAGATGGAACGTGACATTTCTGCGCCGGGCGGCCAAGTATTTTGCGGGCGAGACGAACTGGTGAGCCGCTTCGAGTTCGTTGCCGACCACCGCGGCGCCTTCGGCGTGAAGCGGCTGTGCACCGTGTTGAATTTGTCGAGGTCCGGGTTCTACCGGTGGCCGAAGACCGCCCCGGCCCGCGCCGCGAAACAGGCCGCGGACGCTGCACTCACCCGGCGGATACGCAAGGTCCACGCGGAGTCCGGGAAGACGTACGGGGCCAAGCGGATCACCGCCGAGCTTCGCGCGGGCGGTGTGGCGTGTTGGCGCATGAGCCGTTCGACGCGTTTGCGGTTGACGACCCCTCGGCAGCCGTGTCCACGTTCCAGTCGTAGGAGTCACCCGCCGGATCGGCGTCCCCTCCCCGACCGAGCAGGTCGGGCTGCACGGCCAGCCCGCTGAAGACGGCCAGGGTGGCTACGGACGTGACGACGGGAGTGAAGAATCTGGATCTTCGTGTTCCGGGCATACGGAACCACGGTCTGGGGCGCAACAGAGCATCTCTTTCTTCGTTCAAAGGGGGCGGGCCCGGTCAGGCCCGGTCGAAGACAAGGGAGAACAGCGGGGACACCCTCACCAACCTGATCATCAGCATGCACGGACACATCGTTCCAGACGCCCCGAACTCACACCCGACCAGCTTGACCAAAGAGATAGGAGCACCCCCGCACGATGATGTGGATGTCCGCGCCGCGCTGTTCTGCTTCGGTCTTGACGAGGTCGACCGGACAGGCCGTCACGCGTCCCGCAACAGGAGATCGTGTGCTCGGCAACCATTTCGTCTGCCCGTTGGTCATGTGATCGGGGTTCATAGGGCCCTGACAGCAAAGAACAACCCTGGAACGGGGATGCATGACCCAGGCGGAGCACAGGGGACGGGTCGACGTGGCCACGAGGCGTGGGAACGAGGGGGCGGTCGCACCCAATGTGCCACTCCTGCGGTCGGCGCCTGCGGGGCGGGTGATCGTGGCCAGGCCGGCCGTCCGCAGGGACCGGCTCGCCGCGCTGGACGGCCTGCGGTTCCTGGCGGCGCTGGCGGTGGTGCTGTTCCACTTCGTCGGCCAGACCCCCTGGGCGATGATCACGATCTGGGGCCGCCCGTATCGGAGCACGTTCCCCGAGGCGCACGGGTACTTCGCCTACGGCCGGCTCGGCGTCGACCTGTTCTTCCTGATCAGCGGGTTCGTCATCTGCATGAGCGCATGGGGGCGCACCCCGCGCGACTTCTTCATCTCGCGCGTCACCCGCCTGTACCCGATGTACTGGATCGCGATCGTGGTGTCGGCGTGCATCATCTACCTGACCGACAGCCCGTTCGGGCACCCCAACCCGCGGCTGCTGTTCGCGAACTTCACGATGTTGCAGACCCCGCTCGGCGTGGACAACCTGGACTCGGTCTACTGGACGCTCTGGCCGGAACTCTGCTTCTACCTCACCTTCGCGGTCGTGGTGTGGAAGGGGCTCACGTACCAACGGGTCGTGATTTTCTGCGGGTTGTGGACGGTCGCCGCGGTGCTGGCGCCCGGCGCCCAGATCCCGTTGCTCTCACTGATGGTCAACCCGACGTCCGCTCCGTACTTCATCGCGGGCATGGCCTTCTACCTCATGCACCGCTACCGGCCGACGCCACTGCTGTGGGGGATCGTCGCCATGTCGTGGCTGCTGGCGCTGCACTTCCTGCTGGCACCCGTCGGCGGCCGCAACAACTGGGACACCTGGGCGCCTTGGCGCGGCTGGCTGATCGTGGTGACCACGGTGTTTTTCCTGCTGATCGCCGCCATCGCACTCGGCTGGACCCGCTGGATCCGCTGGCGCGGCCTGACCGTCGCCGGCACCATGACCTTCCCGCTGTATCTGCTGCACGACACCATCGGCATGACCATCGCGCACTACTACGGCGACCGGGTCGCCCCCTGGGCCCTGGTCGGGGTCACGGTGAGCGCGTTGATCGTCCTGGCGTACCTCGTGCACCGGTTCGTCGAGCGGCCGATCGCACAGGCCATGCGGCGCTGGCTGAACACCGCGGCGTTCGGTCTGCAGCCGCCGACGCCGCGCCGCTGAACAGACGGTGCCCCGTCCTGCCCGCTGCCTGAAACGGTGAACGCGGAGCGGCTGCGGGTGCCGAGAACCGTGCCGGGCAGGTAGCTCAGACGCCGGATGCACCCAGATCGGGGACGACCCTCAGATCTCCGTACCCCTCGTGCCAGCCGGTGAGCCCGAAGCCGTCCAGCGGGGTCATGTTCACGTCGGACGCCAGGATGTAGGCGCACATCTCCGACCCGGCGGGAAGCTGCGTGAGAAAGTGAAGAGCGTCGAAGCTCTTCCCCTTCAGGCGGCCCATCAGGTCCGGGACGCCGAGCATCACCGTGTTGATCTCGTGGGCCTGGACGAGCTCGCCGAGCCTGTCACGGGTGAGACGGTCGTTGATCTCGTCGGTCATCACAGCACATCCCCAGCGAGAGCAGCGTTCTGAGCAGCGGAGCCGAGCGGGGGAACCTTGTAGTCACGCTTGCCCTTGGTGACCCACGTAATCCAGGCCAGAAGCAGGACCAAAGCCAGCGCGACGCCTGCATAGTTGAACGACTCGGCGTTAATCGGGGAGGCCTGCGGCAGGCAGAACACGACCGTCAGGACGATCACGTACACCACGGAGAGGAGCCCAAGGGGGCGGCTCCAGCCTCCGAGGTGCCACGGGCCGGGCTGGAAAGCACGGCCGGCGGGGATGCCGCAGCCCCACACGTTCAGGTGACGACAAATCACCTGTCAACTCGCATACCGCCCTCTGAGGAGTGTGGGGAGCGAGGAGTGACGGCAGGGTGGGAGGGACGTACTGGCACTCTTGCCCTATGGCAATCGCGGGGTCTCGCACGAAGACGACGGACACATGGCTCATGCCTGCTGATGAGGTGCTCCTAGGGCAACGGATTGCTGAGGTGCTTCCCGCATCCGGATGGCATTGCAGTCATCCGGGGCCGCTGGGTTTGCACCAAGTGCACTTGCATTCCTCGATCGAGTCCGCGCTGGCCTGCGGAAGCACGCAAGCGTTCCTCGGCCTCCCGGCAGGCGCCTCCCTGCCACCAACAATCATTCCGGCTCCCGGCGTCAGCGCGCCGTGCGGACCGCCGATAGCGGCAGTTGTCCAACTGCTTTGTTCACGTCTCAGGACGGACGAACGGGGCGAGTTCTTCGAGAGCGGGCGACTCGCAGTGCGGTGGTTCGAGCCCGAAGTCGGACCGGAAATGCATCAGACACTCACGGAACAGACACGGCTGCTCTGGACTGCGTTGCGAGCCGTGACCCGGCCGGCAGTGATCGAGACAGCCGATGGTCGCCGCACTATGGGAACGAGAATCGGGCCCGCTGCCCGTGACAAGGTGATCCGCCAGCAGGTGTCGCTGGCGAGACCAGGCATTCAGCGGTTTCGGCTGGTGAACTGACGGCAAGGACCCGGCGGCCGGAGGCCGCCGGGTCCTTGTGATCACAGATCAGGCGCAGTTTGGGCTTCACCGGCGCCGGGCCGGTCTCCACCCGTACCCGCTCGCCGTCGCCCTGCAGCCACAGCTTCTCCTCGCCGGCCGCCAACTCCGTGAGCGTGTCGAAGCGCGCCGCCTCTCCCGGAGCTGTAGGACGCATCGCCACCACGGACCAAGCGGTGCGATCGGTGTAGCTGGGCGGCGGGTCTTCCAGGCCTGCGCCCCACTCGGCGAGGCCGGCGAGGATTCGGCATCAACGCCTCGCCCCGGCCGGTCAGAAACGCGTCCCCGGAGAAGAAGCTGACACAGGCCGCCGTTGCTGCCTGGTCCCCCGCGAGCGGCACGAACGGCCGTTCGTGGTGAGCTGCCGCGCTTTCGTAGAGTCTGCGGCCTGGCCCGAGGGGTGTCGCATCGACCTCACTCACGTCCGGTTCAGGAGCTGTGACCGAACCCGCTCGTGTGGATGACGCGCCCGTGGTGGTGGCGGCGTCGGTGGATGTCGGGCTCGCGGCGGAGCGCGACGAGAGCCGCGTCGTCTTCAAGGCGTCCGCGGGTGTGGGCGAGCAGATCGCGCTGGATGTGGTGCAGCAGCGATTCTGGGCCGGCCTCGCTCCACTGGGCGGCCCGTGTCTCGAAGGGGTAGAAGTCGCCATCGGCGTCGCGGGCTTCGATGACGCCGTCGGTGTAGAGCAGGAGCGTGTCGCCGGCCCCGAAGGAGAGCACATCGATCGTGTATCCCTCCGGCCCCATCCCGCCGATCCCCAGCGGGGGCGCGGGGTGCAGGCTGGGGACGGTGAGAGCACGGCCGGGGCTGAGCACCAGCGGCGGGGGGTGCCCGCAGCTGATGATGCGGGTGATGTGGTCGTCGTCGGGGAGTTCCAGCAGCAAGGCGGTGGCGAAGCGTTCGCCGGTTTCCTCGACTGGCTCGAAGTCGGCCAGGTAGCGGGTGACGCTCTGCTCCAGGGCGGCAGCCAGATCAGGCAGGGAGGCGTGCCGGTGGGCGGCCTCGCGGAAGGCTCCAAGCAGGAGGGCGGCCTCGCCGATGGCGGACAGGCCCTTGCCCCGCACATCGCCGATCATGATGCGCACACCGCCGATGATGCGGGTGGCCGCATAGAGGTCACCGCCGATCTGCGCCTCGTCCTCGGCGGCCAGGTACAGGCAGGCGATCCGCAACGGCCCGATCCGCTCCGGCAGCGGCCACAGCAGGACGTGCTGCGCGGCCTCGGCAACCGACCGCACCTGGGCCAATTGCCGGCTGCGCCGCTCGCGCACCGCACTCAAGAACACGACCAAGACCGAGAGCACCGCGATGGTGACCAACTGCACCATGTGGTTCGTTGTGGCCAGCCCGCCGTGAAACACGCCAATGATCGCTTGGGCCGCCAAGGCCAGAACTCCGATGAAGCCGGTCAGCCGGGGACCGGCGAACGAGGCAGTGATCGCGGGCGCGATGACCAGCGCCGGTCCCAGATGGACATCTGGAGGAGAGTGGATGTCCACCAAAGTGATCACCAGGATGAGCACAACAGGAATCACCAGCAGCGCATGGCTGGACTGCCATGGCTGCCGCAGACCGGCAAAGCGCTGCTGGGCTGCCACGTCTCCACCCTGCACCCCCTCGGGGGTGGCTGCGAGGGCGGCGCGCAGGGCAGCGGCAAGATCGGCGGTTCGCTCTCCGCCAAGGCCGTCTTCCAGACGGCGTTCAAGGGCCAGTACCAGCACGTCTGGACCGCCAAGCACACGGAGTCCACGACCTACAGGATGACGGTCAAGCCCGGTGACGCGCTCGTTTTCGGGGCCAGCGCCGCCATGCAGCGGATCCAGGGCACTCTGACCACCAACCAGGGCCAGGCCGTGCGCAACGTCATCGTGGACAGCCCGTCGACCGCGTCAATACCTCGTCGTTCATCGCGACCACCATCACCGCGCCGGGCCGCCCCACCACCAACCTGCCCCCCGCGGCACCCCTACGCAGCCGGGCAGTGCCGGTTTTCTGAGCTCTATAGCGTCACATGAAGGCGTCACGGTGTGACGCTTTCTGAACGTGATTGCCTCTGGCGAACTGATGGTGGACGGTCGCCGCAAGTCCATCCAGGCCATGGC is a window of Streptomyces mirabilis DNA encoding:
- a CDS encoding NB-ARC domain-containing protein, translated to MPQDDMDVADFVRGLRSIKFWAGDPSLEVLYRRTGVATSTLSDALNPQRRRLPSLELVRSLVRACGANAIQAAQWERAWRSARARDSRFAAARPLTTRGLLPLAQDWTPRQLPSDISGFTGRADALVLLAGIRRDAPATVITGTAGIGKTALAVHWAHQVAAHYPDGQLYLDLRGRATDPALTASEALSLLLQSLGVPGERIPLDLNLQMGLYRSVLANRRVLVVLDNALDVAHVRPLLPSGHNCHALVTSRDTLTGLVVREGAARISLDTLAPAESVDLLAVQLGRDRVDAELRGAEELAELCAHLPLALRIAAANLAARPAQSLAGMVAELGGTDLLARLQVVGDPESAVAAAFDLSYRSLTAEAQRLFRLLGVIPGPEASREAAAVLLGRELSAPVPELDELLAAHLLSEPIPGRYRSHDLLALYAKQLAGTEPKETRASALHRLLSWYLLSVDAANRISMPSGWVLFPDEFPLTGEPQAFSGPHDSQAWLAAEHSNLITAVIHVSEHGPSPFAWHLAHALRAHFYAQRSDGGALAASQAALRAAEARDHPLGRGMCHMCLGFIAWDKGALDAALEEFNSAKIQFDRIGYTRGLAAAWNDSAEVCTRAGRVAEALHHASTALTFHTDYTPSRAVHHANLAEIFRIQGDYVASQWHAREALAIAAGNGNPQTAAVAKLEAGMTHLAMGELATAEELLSEGRTAAELVGSQNNLYDALSALALLCVRAGRVAEALNWIEPLQDLLDLGTPGFAPEDLAETAIVETYLAANRLDHAIEFGATGLARRVAAGHGLTVTRLRVVLGRAHAAAGDFVAARSLWEAALPHAIEESLPERADIEGLLADLQNCAGAE
- a CDS encoding FKBP-type peptidyl-prolyl cis-trans isomerase; its protein translation is MSELTKPEVDVPEGDAPTELTIRDLVVGDGAEVKPGMVVRVHYVGVTFESGKEFDASWDRGQPFKFALGSGKVIKGWDRGVRGMKVGGRREIIVPPRLGYGNQSHSPLIPAGSTLVFVVDLLDSYSSTTGWSNA
- a CDS encoding transposase, producing the protein MGTYKYSAEFRADAVALARSSGRPVSRIAAELGVNHETLRQWIKTAEKAERPEAVAESAKDAEIAALRKQVRELEMERDISAPGGQVFCGRDELVSRFEFVADHRGAFGVKRLCTVLNLSRSGFYRWPKTAPARAAKQAADAALTRRIRKVHAESGKTYGAKRITAELRAGGVACWRMSRSTRLRLTTPRQPCPRSSRRSHPPDRRPLPDRAGRAARPAR
- a CDS encoding acyltransferase family protein codes for the protein MARPAVRRDRLAALDGLRFLAALAVVLFHFVGQTPWAMITIWGRPYRSTFPEAHGYFAYGRLGVDLFFLISGFVICMSAWGRTPRDFFISRVTRLYPMYWIAIVVSACIIYLTDSPFGHPNPRLLFANFTMLQTPLGVDNLDSVYWTLWPELCFYLTFAVVVWKGLTYQRVVIFCGLWTVAAVLAPGAQIPLLSLMVNPTSAPYFIAGMAFYLMHRYRPTPLLWGIVAMSWLLALHFLLAPVGGRNNWDTWAPWRGWLIVVTTVFFLLIAAIALGWTRWIRWRGLTVAGTMTFPLYLLHDTIGMTIAHYYGDRVAPWALVGVTVSALIVLAYLVHRFVERPIAQAMRRWLNTAAFGLQPPTPRR
- a CDS encoding PP2C family protein-serine/threonine phosphatase — translated: MAAQQRFAGLRQPWQSSHALLVIPVVLILVITLVDIHSPPDVHLGPALVIAPAITASFAGPRLTGFIGVLALAAQAIIGVFHGGLATTNHMVQLVTIAVLSVLVVFLSAVRERRSRQLAQVRSVAEAAQHVLLWPLPERIGPLRIACLYLAAEDEAQIGGDLYAATRIIGGVRIMIGDVRGKGLSAIGEAALLLGAFREAAHRHASLPDLAAALEQSVTRYLADFEPVEETGERFATALLLELPDDDHITRIISCGHPPPLVLSPGRALTVPSLHPAPPLGIGGMGPEGYTIDVLSFGAGDTLLLYTDGVIEARDADGDFYPFETRAAQWSEAGPESLLHHIQRDLLAHTRGRLEDDAALVALRREPDIHRRRHHHGRVIHTSGFGHSS